TGTTGGACATTTATTTTTCAACAGTACATCGGCATGCCATGAGTTTATATATTCATATTATTGAAGCTCATGGCATGCCGAGGTACTGTTGAAATACAAGTGCAAAGTCCAAATACATTGTGGATTAAAGAAAATCCACAATTGGTTTTAAGCAAAGGTTTAAAATAGTGGGTTATGGCAAATAGCGGCAGAAGCGTTAGCGCGCTAAACTAGTGCTATAGCATGCTAAATTGCATTGTAGCACGCTAATTCATGCTAAGCGGCTTAGCATGATGCCCCTCTAAGGCTATAGCGCCAAGAAAGCGCGTTGTTTAACACTATGGTTTTTTACTCAACATATACTACAAATAATAAACATTGAAATTCCAAGGTTTGTTATGTGTAATTGGGTGCATCACCACAAATGAGTTGACTAAAATACAACTCTTCCATTATCTGGAAAAGGGAATGTCTATCAGCCAAGGAAATCATGCCATACAATAAAAAACTCACTCCCATAATGTGTTAATATTATTGTGCCTTTAATGCATATATAGGATACAATGACCCAGTTAGGAAGCCTggatgtggcggcatcatacatcAAGAAACTCAAGGAGCGGGTCGATCAGCTACAACACAAGAAGACCTCTATACAAGCAGTGAGTACCTTACTGGGAGTTAGTGGCATCTCGACGCCCATTATCACCGCTACCATGAGTGGCGGCGTAGGATCACCAGAAGGAGGAAAAAAATTGGAGGCATCGCCACTAGTAGTGGAGGTGCGGGAACCCGGCGATGCCAGCATGGAGGTGAGATTGATATGCAGCATAGGGAAGCCTATCAAGCTCCATGAGGTGATCACCATTCTTGAGGAAGAAGGGGCCGTCATCATCAACGCTAATCACTATGTTGCTGCCGACAGAATATTCTACACTATACACTCCTGGGTACGTACATACGTTGCAAAACATAATGCGCATGCAAGTCCTAGGATTAAGGTTTCGACCAATAATTAATAATACCAATAAAATATAGTTTATGCGCCATGAAATTGTATCATTAAAaacattatttttggaaaaaattccTTTTTGGAACCTACTCCATCCGTTTCTAAACATAAGGGATTACATGCCGGGTCAAAGAAAAAAtagggactacatacggatgtatatagatgcatttcaaagtgtagattcactcaatttGCGCCGTATGTACTCTATATTGGAATCcctaaaaagtcttatatttaggaacggaggcagTAACATTAAACTGAattaaccacacacacacacacacacacacacacacacaagtaaaaggCAGAAAAGAAAATATAAGTGTCCCTGTGCGTATGTGAAACTGTGGAACTGTACATTCCTCTCCAATCATTGTCTTAGGCTATAGAACGATGCAAAGCAACAAAAGATGGGGGAAAGCTAAGCCCGCAAGTTTGGAAACAACCttggattttttttttcttttcgaggGGAACAATCTTGGATGTACACAACGTGACATACACGTCTTAATTGATTtccttctttcccttttttttgtcCTTCTCTTGTGGCCAGAATGGATGTGCTAAATTTAATTAGACGCAGCTGCAAAAGTTTGCATTCTGTGATGGAGGATTGGTTTCCATCTAAATATCAGATTATAAAGTTATCTAATTTGCATCAAATTAAGTTAACTAATTTCATAAATTTCTCTCTTGTTATTTTGCAGGCCTTCAGCACTAGAATTGGCATAGATGTTTCAAGAATTTCTGAACGACTGGGAGCATTGGTATGATTGTAAGTCGATCTgtgtaaaaagaaaaaaaactcttAGCTGTATAAATAAACATCCCACAAATGGTACATGATGTATGTTCATTTACTGACTGAGATGGTAACACCTTAACTAGCTAGTAAAGGTGTTGAAGTCACAACATGATCAATGTATGACAAAATACGTTGATCAATCTTCGATCTATAATCACCCTCTATAATTTATATTAACAAGTTTTGGGCTATAATAGCTTGTTATACATGTTAAAATATAGAATTTTAAATGTGGTGTACGTATACTTTGGCTAACAACAACAACTGGAGTGCATGTACCCTCTCCAACCAATAGCATCCGTGTTAGTACATCACT
The Triticum dicoccoides isolate Atlit2015 ecotype Zavitan chromosome 3A, WEW_v2.0, whole genome shotgun sequence genome window above contains:
- the LOC119266579 gene encoding transcription factor bHLH168-like codes for the protein MEVKAKPANGGKRTSETGGRPILVEKELEKKRRQHMKELCEKLASLIPKEHFPHADTMTQLGSLDVAASYIKKLKERVDQLQHKKTSIQAVSTLLGVSGISTPIITATMSGGVGSPEGGKKLEASPLVVEVREPGDASMEVRLICSIGKPIKLHEVITILEEEGAVIINANHYVAADRIFYTIHSWAFSTRIGIDVSRISERLGALV